A window of the Brassica napus cultivar Da-Ae chromosome C5, Da-Ae, whole genome shotgun sequence genome harbors these coding sequences:
- the BNAC05G35540D gene encoding uncharacterized protein BNAC05G35540D isoform X1 yields MAPASGLHADMASLPYGVSNLCRNQEVLSAAVQIRPTGRQITGGVRAAKRVLYNGLSSSVKIRASKQRMRCRVSSESSTETEEDSATKTKKTPFGYTRKDVLLIGVGVTALGIGLESGLEYVGVDPLQAGNAVQLILVLGLTLGWISTYIFRVGNKEMTYAQQLRDYESQVMQKRLESLSEAELEALMEQVDEEKRQV; encoded by the exons CACCAGCTTCTGGGTTACACGCAGACATGGCTTCTCTACCGTACGGAGTTTCTAATCTATGCAGAAACCAAGAGGTTCTGTCCGCAGCTGTACAGATTCGTCCGACTGGTCGACAAATcactg GAGGAGTTAGAGCTGCGAAGAGAGTCTTGTATAATGGATTGTCATCATCAGTGAAAATAAGAGCGAGTAAGCAAAGAATGAGATGTAGAGTGAGCTCAGAATCATCTACTGAAACTGAAGAAGATTCTGCCACAAAGACCAAg AAGACGCCGTTTGGATACACGAGGAAGGATGTTCTGTTGATAGGAGTTGGAGTTACTGCACTTGGTATCGGGCTAGAGAGTGGCCTTGAG TATGTGGGAGTAGATCCTTTGCAAGCAGGTAATGCTGTACAGCTGATACTGGTGCTAGGCTTGACACTGGGTTGGATATCGACTTATATCTTTAGAGTCGGTAACAAGGAGATGACTTATGCCCAGCAACTTCGTGACTACGAGTCTCAAGTCATGCAG AAACGGTTGGAGAGCTTATCTGAGGCTGAGTTAGAGGCATTGATGGAACAAGTTGATGAAGAGAAGCGACAGGTTTAG
- the BNAC05G35540D gene encoding uncharacterized protein BNAC05G35540D isoform X2: MAPASGLHADMASLPYGVSNLCRNQEVLSAAVQIRPTGRQITGGVRAAKRVLYNGLSSSVKIRASKQRMRCRVSSESSTETEEDSATKTKTPFGYTRKDVLLIGVGVTALGIGLESGLEYVGVDPLQAGNAVQLILVLGLTLGWISTYIFRVGNKEMTYAQQLRDYESQVMQKRLESLSEAELEALMEQVDEEKRQV; this comes from the exons CACCAGCTTCTGGGTTACACGCAGACATGGCTTCTCTACCGTACGGAGTTTCTAATCTATGCAGAAACCAAGAGGTTCTGTCCGCAGCTGTACAGATTCGTCCGACTGGTCGACAAATcactg GAGGAGTTAGAGCTGCGAAGAGAGTCTTGTATAATGGATTGTCATCATCAGTGAAAATAAGAGCGAGTAAGCAAAGAATGAGATGTAGAGTGAGCTCAGAATCATCTACTGAAACTGAAGAAGATTCTGCCACAAAGACCAAg ACGCCGTTTGGATACACGAGGAAGGATGTTCTGTTGATAGGAGTTGGAGTTACTGCACTTGGTATCGGGCTAGAGAGTGGCCTTGAG TATGTGGGAGTAGATCCTTTGCAAGCAGGTAATGCTGTACAGCTGATACTGGTGCTAGGCTTGACACTGGGTTGGATATCGACTTATATCTTTAGAGTCGGTAACAAGGAGATGACTTATGCCCAGCAACTTCGTGACTACGAGTCTCAAGTCATGCAG AAACGGTTGGAGAGCTTATCTGAGGCTGAGTTAGAGGCATTGATGGAACAAGTTGATGAAGAGAAGCGACAGGTTTAG
- the BNAC05G35540D gene encoding uncharacterized protein BNAC05G35540D isoform X3: MASGLHADMASLPYGVSNLCRNQEVLSAAVQIRPTGRQITGGVRAAKRVLYNGLSSSVKIRASKQRMRCRVSSESSTETEEDSATKTKKTPFGYTRKDVLLIGVGVTALGIGLESGLEYVGVDPLQAGNAVQLILVLGLTLGWISTYIFRVGNKEMTYAQQLRDYESQVMQKRLESLSEAELEALMEQVDEEKRQV, translated from the exons CTTCTGGGTTACACGCAGACATGGCTTCTCTACCGTACGGAGTTTCTAATCTATGCAGAAACCAAGAGGTTCTGTCCGCAGCTGTACAGATTCGTCCGACTGGTCGACAAATcactg GAGGAGTTAGAGCTGCGAAGAGAGTCTTGTATAATGGATTGTCATCATCAGTGAAAATAAGAGCGAGTAAGCAAAGAATGAGATGTAGAGTGAGCTCAGAATCATCTACTGAAACTGAAGAAGATTCTGCCACAAAGACCAAg AAGACGCCGTTTGGATACACGAGGAAGGATGTTCTGTTGATAGGAGTTGGAGTTACTGCACTTGGTATCGGGCTAGAGAGTGGCCTTGAG TATGTGGGAGTAGATCCTTTGCAAGCAGGTAATGCTGTACAGCTGATACTGGTGCTAGGCTTGACACTGGGTTGGATATCGACTTATATCTTTAGAGTCGGTAACAAGGAGATGACTTATGCCCAGCAACTTCGTGACTACGAGTCTCAAGTCATGCAG AAACGGTTGGAGAGCTTATCTGAGGCTGAGTTAGAGGCATTGATGGAACAAGTTGATGAAGAGAAGCGACAGGTTTAG